CGTCTACCCGCGTGGTGTTGTTGTATGGCCACGAAGGTGGCGATGCTGCCGGTAAGGTAATCGAAGCGTTCGGTGAAGTGGTTATTGGCGGTAACTACGCGGTAGGCTTGGTGGTATTCCTGATTCTGATGATCATTAACTTTGTTGTGGTCACCAAAGGTGCCGGCCGGATTTCCGAGGTCAGTGCGCGTTTCACTCTGGATGCCATGCCCGGCAAACAGATGGCGATTGACGCCGACCTGAATGCCGGTCTGATCGATCAGGAAGAAGCCAAAATCCGACGTGCCGATGTGGCCTCTGAAGCCGATTTCTATGGCGCCATGGATGGTGCCAGCAAGTTTGTGCGCGGCGATGCTATCGCCGGCATCCTGATTTTGATCATCAACGTGGTGGGCGGACTGGCTGTGGGTATGGCCCAACATCAGCTCGAATTTCAGGACGCCTTACAAAAATATATTTTGCTGACTATCGGCGACGGACTGGTTGCCCAGATTCCGTCTCTGCTGCTGTCTACCGCCGCCGCAATTCTGGTGACGCGGGTTAATTCTTCCGAAGACATGTCGCGTCAGGTGATGCGCCAAATGTTTGACTCGCCCAAGGCATTGGCGGTTTCGGCCTGCGTCCTGTTTGTGATGGGGTCAATTCCCGGTATGCCGCATCTGGCTTTTTTGGGGCTTGGGCTCATCGCCGGCGGGCTTGCCTGGATGATTCACCGTCGTCGGAGTCAAGGCGAACTGGTGGCCGATGTGCCTCCTGGTACCAAATCGGCTGATGCTAAAAAAGCGCCAGTTTCCGCCAAGACCGACCAGACGCCGGCGCTCGAACACCAGCCGGCACCGGTAGAGGTGAGCTGGGAGGACGTAAAACCGGTGGACGTTATCGGGCTGGAAGTGGGTTATCGTCTGATCCCGATGGTGGACAAATCCCAGGGCGGCGAACTGCTTGGCCGGATAAGGGGCGTACGCAAAAAAATGTCGCAGGAAGTCGGCTTCTTAATCCCCACGGTACACATCCGCGACAATCTGGATCTGCTACCCAACCAATATCGTGTGACATTGATGGGGGTTACGGTGGCCGAGGAAGAGGTGCACCCGGATCGCGATCTGGCTATTAATCCCGGCCAGGTATTTGGCGATGTGGATGGGATCAAAACCAAAGATCCGGCTTTTGGTCTGCCCGCCATCTGGATTAAAACCAGTGAGCGGGATCATGCGCAAACGCTGGGCTACACCGTGGTAGATGCCTCAACCGTGGTGGCCACACACATCAATCAGTTACTCAGCCAGCACGTCAGCGAACTGCTTGGTTTGGAGGATGTGCAGAAGCTGGTGGATCTGCTCGCCAAAACCCATCCCAAACTGGCGGAGCACCTGATACCCGATAGCGTTACCCTCAAAATGCTACTGAAAATTCTGCAAATGCTGCTGGCCGAGCGCGTCAGTATCAAGGATATGCGCAGTATTGCCGAAGCTATTGCTGCCAATAGCGAAGGCTCTCCCGGGCCGGTGACTTTACTCACAGCGGTCAGGCAATCATTGTCGCGCCAGATCATTCAGGGCTTGGTAGGCAATGCGGTGGACATCCCGGTCATCACGCTTGATCCGGCGTTGGAACAGTTATTGCTGAAGACCTATCAGCAGAGTCAGAAATCTGGCGATGCATTGGGTGCGTTGGAGCCGGGGCTTGCGCAGAAGCTGAGAGAATCAGTGACGCAGGCCGCACAAAAACAGGAAGCCGCTGGCAACAGCGCAATCCTGTTGGTGGCAACGCAACTCCGGTATGAGTTGTCGCGTTTTCTCAGGACCTTTGCACCGGACCTCAACGTGCTGGGCTACAACGAGATACCCAACAACAAGCAGATTACGATTGTTGCGTCCGTGGGCGCAGACTAAGTTAGGCGGGAGAATCGAATATGGCGACCAAGCGTATTGTGGCAGCCAACATGCGGCGCGCATTGGAAATTGCCCGTGAACAACTGGGCGAAAGCGCCATTATTTTGTCGACCAAGCGTCATCCCGACGGCGTCGAGCTGCTTGCCACACAAGAAACTGGCGGCCAGGTCCCGGAAGACCAGCGGGCGTTTGCGACTCAGCCCCAGCAACCTGAGGAGGCAGCAGCACCGCTTGCCAGCGACAATGCCTGGCAATTTCAGGATACGCTCGACAAACTGATCCGGGAAACGCCATCTGAAGATCAGCCTGCAGGGCTGCAACGGGCGGCAGAAATCGAACGTGCCCGGCGCAAGCTGGAGGCCAAGGCCACCGCACCTAAGCTGAATGTATTCGGCCAGCCCGTCAGTGAACGTTTCAGCGCAGATCAGACCACACAATCGCTTGGGCAGCCCGGTGATCTGTGGGCATCGCAATTGAGTCATCCCGGTCGTGAGCCCGAGCAGGCAGCGGCGTCGGTTACACCGGTTGCGGTCGATGAGCCCTACGTACGCAAACGCTACGATGCCGACGCGGCGACGGAACAGATGGATCAGCTTAAAAATGAGCTGGCCCAGATGCGGCAGCTGTTGGCAGAGCGCCTCTCAGCCGATACCGCCACCCCGGCAACCCAATCCCTGAAAACCAAACTCGGTCACCTGGGGCTACCAGCGTTTCTGTGCGAGCGACTGGTGGCGGGTGTTAATACCGAGTCCGGTTCAGAACAGATGTGGGCAGAGGCACTCGCGTTGCTGGCACAACGGTTACCGGTCAACGCAAAGGACTGGGTTGCACAGGGTGGGGTATATGCCTTTGTGGGGCCCACTGGCGTCGGCAAAACGACTACATTGGCCAAAATGGCAGTACGTTATGCAATGGTGCACGGTGTCGAGTCCATTGGCCTGATCAGCATCGATCAATACCGACTTGCCGCGCATGAGCAATTGAATGCACTTGGTCAGATTCTCGGAATACCGGTTTCCGTTCCCTCGGCCGGACAAACGCTGGCCCAATTGGTGAAGAGTCTGTCCGGTAAGTCCCTGATTCTCATTGATACCGCGGGATTGAGGCCCGGTGATGAACGATTGACACGTCAACAAGCCGCCTTGGCCGCGGTCAAGGGCATGAACACCCTGCTGGTCATGGCGGCAAATAGCCAGATTCAGGCGCAAAAAGCGTGTTTTCATGCCTATTTACCGAAAGAAGGGCGCCAAGGGTTGGTTTTAACCAAATTGGATGAGGCCATTTCCCTGGGGGAAACCCTGGGACTGGTCATGAACAAAAGGACACCAGTGCTCTATACCACCGCGGGACAGGAGATCCCGCAGGATCTGGATGTGGCCAAAGGACACAAACTGGTCGCCTGTGCCGTGCAAAAGCTGGCCGAAGCTACCGCCACACATAAAGCACAGGGGCAGCAGCTTCGGGCTGAGCATCTATAATCAAAGCAGTAACCAGTAGTGGGAGTCATTATGGGGCATCAGCCTGTTCAGGTCATCGCGGTAACCGGCGGAAAGGGCGGTGTAGGCAAGAGCAATATATCCGTCAATCTGTCGATAGCGTTGGCCCAATCCGGCAAGCGCGTCATGCTCTTGGATGCCGACCTCGGGCTGGCCAACATCGACGTATTGTTGGGGATCAGGGCCGACAAAACCCTGTCTGATGTGCTGAGTGGTGGCTGCAGCCTGCGGGATGTACTGATTACGGGCCCTGGCGGTATCCGTATTGTGCCGGCTTCCTCAGGCGTGCAGAAGATGGCCTCACTCAGCCCACAGCAACACGGAGCATTGATTCGCGCCTTCAGCGATCTGTCTGACCAACTCGATGTCCTCGTTATCGACACTGCGGCTGGGATCAGCGATACCGTGATCAGCTTTGTCAGGGCCGCCAATGAAGCGCTGGTGGTGGTGTGCGATGAGCCGTCTTCGGTGACCGATGCCTACGCCCTCATCAAGTTGCTCAATAAAGATGCGGGCATGCAGCGATTCCGGGTTGTGGCCAATATGACCCGGTCTGCTAATGAAGGCAAACAACTGGTCAACCGGCTGCAGTTGGTGTGCGATA
This region of Simiduia agarivorans SA1 = DSM 21679 genomic DNA includes:
- the flhA gene encoding flagellar biosynthesis protein FlhA, which produces MALPGLSIFSGVNRQSLAAGVTQLKHGSIGIPILLLMLLGMMTLPVPPFLLDVFFSFNIALSIVVLLVGVYALRPLDFAVFPTILLVATLLRLALNVASTRVVLLYGHEGGDAAGKVIEAFGEVVIGGNYAVGLVVFLILMIINFVVVTKGAGRISEVSARFTLDAMPGKQMAIDADLNAGLIDQEEAKIRRADVASEADFYGAMDGASKFVRGDAIAGILILIINVVGGLAVGMAQHQLEFQDALQKYILLTIGDGLVAQIPSLLLSTAAAILVTRVNSSEDMSRQVMRQMFDSPKALAVSACVLFVMGSIPGMPHLAFLGLGLIAGGLAWMIHRRRSQGELVADVPPGTKSADAKKAPVSAKTDQTPALEHQPAPVEVSWEDVKPVDVIGLEVGYRLIPMVDKSQGGELLGRIRGVRKKMSQEVGFLIPTVHIRDNLDLLPNQYRVTLMGVTVAEEEVHPDRDLAINPGQVFGDVDGIKTKDPAFGLPAIWIKTSERDHAQTLGYTVVDASTVVATHINQLLSQHVSELLGLEDVQKLVDLLAKTHPKLAEHLIPDSVTLKMLLKILQMLLAERVSIKDMRSIAEAIAANSEGSPGPVTLLTAVRQSLSRQIIQGLVGNAVDIPVITLDPALEQLLLKTYQQSQKSGDALGALEPGLAQKLRESVTQAAQKQEAAGNSAILLVATQLRYELSRFLRTFAPDLNVLGYNEIPNNKQITIVASVGAD
- the flhF gene encoding flagellar biosynthesis protein FlhF, with translation MATKRIVAANMRRALEIAREQLGESAIILSTKRHPDGVELLATQETGGQVPEDQRAFATQPQQPEEAAAPLASDNAWQFQDTLDKLIRETPSEDQPAGLQRAAEIERARRKLEAKATAPKLNVFGQPVSERFSADQTTQSLGQPGDLWASQLSHPGREPEQAAASVTPVAVDEPYVRKRYDADAATEQMDQLKNELAQMRQLLAERLSADTATPATQSLKTKLGHLGLPAFLCERLVAGVNTESGSEQMWAEALALLAQRLPVNAKDWVAQGGVYAFVGPTGVGKTTTLAKMAVRYAMVHGVESIGLISIDQYRLAAHEQLNALGQILGIPVSVPSAGQTLAQLVKSLSGKSLILIDTAGLRPGDERLTRQQAALAAVKGMNTLLVMAANSQIQAQKACFHAYLPKEGRQGLVLTKLDEAISLGETLGLVMNKRTPVLYTTAGQEIPQDLDVAKGHKLVACAVQKLAEATATHKAQGQQLRAEHL
- a CDS encoding MinD/ParA family protein, with translation MGHQPVQVIAVTGGKGGVGKSNISVNLSIALAQSGKRVMLLDADLGLANIDVLLGIRADKTLSDVLSGGCSLRDVLITGPGGIRIVPASSGVQKMASLSPQQHGALIRAFSDLSDQLDVLVIDTAAGISDTVISFVRAANEALVVVCDEPSSVTDAYALIKLLNKDAGMQRFRVVANMTRSANEGKQLVNRLQLVCDKFLNVTLHFEGAVPFDENLRKAVQHQRALIEYAPSSKAATAIRCLAERVLSWPLPKAASGQLEFFVERLLATSTADV